Proteins from a single region of Labedella gwakjiensis:
- a CDS encoding glycosyltransferase codes for MFIVILQLRHMLGGHPELYMFVVYSAFIWALWLVKVVLSSRYRPYTGSFTGTTSVVVPVVDEPLDLFREVLDRMVEQRPGEIIVVINGAPNVGLVEVCEEFAPLVRWVHTPIPGKRNAVRVGTELSSGEIVVLVDSDTIWTDGTLAELVKPFAESRVGGVTTRQRILEPTRSWITRWADWLENSRALYAMPAQSVLGQVGCLPGRTIAFRRSILVRVMDRFMTERFMGVFLEVSDDRTLTNLTLKEGYSTVYQYTSLVYTDAPLQVKKLFKQQLRWARGSQYNTLRMFPWMAVHAPVLCFFFVMDIVLPFLLAGVILGWAYRALTGQGQDLYEGFLAEFGFGTGLLYVLGLMVASTVVSMAIRQMRHLSEKPTDFFRLPVFIIVSTFFLMPIRIIGFFRMAHASGWGTRSGAYGGAVDDPDPVELASSPAAVIDDASRADARMVSEAPGTGGESTEARSTTAIAILERPATNAVARRRRPVRANRKRPNLYAGIPYLIGAVVFSIQVVFIV; via the coding sequence GTGTTCATCGTCATCCTGCAATTGAGGCACATGCTCGGAGGTCACCCCGAGCTCTACATGTTCGTCGTGTACTCAGCCTTCATCTGGGCCCTCTGGCTCGTGAAGGTAGTGCTCTCGTCCCGGTATCGCCCGTACACCGGGTCGTTCACCGGCACGACGAGCGTGGTGGTCCCCGTGGTGGATGAGCCGCTCGACCTCTTCCGCGAGGTGCTCGACCGCATGGTCGAGCAGCGCCCTGGTGAGATCATCGTCGTGATCAACGGGGCGCCCAACGTCGGCCTCGTCGAGGTCTGCGAGGAGTTCGCGCCCCTCGTCCGGTGGGTGCACACCCCCATCCCCGGGAAGCGGAACGCGGTCCGTGTCGGCACGGAACTGTCGTCCGGAGAGATCGTCGTCCTCGTCGATTCCGACACCATCTGGACCGACGGTACGCTCGCCGAACTCGTCAAGCCGTTCGCCGAATCGCGAGTGGGCGGCGTCACGACGCGGCAGCGCATCCTCGAACCGACGCGCAGCTGGATCACACGCTGGGCCGACTGGCTCGAGAACTCACGGGCCCTCTACGCCATGCCGGCGCAGAGCGTGCTCGGCCAGGTCGGATGCCTTCCGGGACGCACGATCGCCTTCCGTCGATCGATCCTCGTCCGTGTCATGGACCGTTTCATGACGGAGAGATTCATGGGGGTGTTCCTCGAGGTGTCGGATGACAGGACGCTGACCAACCTCACGCTCAAGGAGGGGTACAGCACGGTGTACCAGTACACGAGCCTCGTCTACACGGACGCGCCGCTTCAGGTGAAGAAGCTCTTCAAGCAACAGCTGCGCTGGGCCAGGGGGAGCCAGTACAACACGTTGAGGATGTTCCCGTGGATGGCCGTGCACGCGCCGGTGCTCTGCTTCTTCTTCGTGATGGACATCGTGCTGCCGTTCCTCCTGGCCGGCGTGATCCTGGGGTGGGCGTACCGGGCGCTCACGGGCCAGGGTCAGGACCTCTACGAGGGATTCCTCGCCGAATTCGGCTTCGGTACCGGGCTGCTCTATGTTCTCGGGCTCATGGTCGCCTCGACCGTCGTGAGCATGGCCATCCGGCAGATGCGCCACCTGTCGGAGAAGCCGACGGACTTCTTCCGCCTCCCTGTCTTCATCATCGTGTCGACCTTCTTCCTCATGCCGATCCGCATCATCGGCTTCTTCCGAATGGCGCACGCGAGCGGCTGGGGGACACGCAGCGGAGCCTACGGCGGGGCGGTCGACGACCCCGACCCCGTGGAGCTCGCGAGTTCGCCGGCAGCTGTGATCGACGATGCGTCGCGCGCGGACGCCCGGATGGTGTCGGAGGCCCCGGGAACCGGAGGCGAATCGACCGAGGCGCGATCCACGACCGCCATCGCGATTCTCGAGCGTCCCGCGACGAACGCCGTCGCACGGCGTCGGCGGCCCGTGCGCGCGAACCGAAAGCGTCCCAACCTCTATGCCGGAATCCCGTACCTCATCGGCGCCGTCGTCTTCTCGATCCAGGTCGTGTTCATTGTCTAG
- a CDS encoding bifunctional [glutamine synthetase] adenylyltransferase/[glutamine synthetase]-adenylyl-L-tyrosine phosphorylase, translating into MRRELATLSGLARVGFTALSDARAALDELDSLSIVGDVEIVGDFAEVADPDAALGGLLALARSHPDEVRRVCRGVEGRRTLLQVLGASRGLADFLHRHPECLDAIEQPVRRLPEAIELRTSLLESVGAVDGVSRDGTEDEWGALRTRYRRLLTMIAAFDLTSRSPVSVVARVSECLADLAGAALDASLAVARRMVSSETPRPGVFPAGEVRSTRLAIIGMGKAGASELNYVSDVDVIFVGEPDGDRISSARAIDISTRLAVLTMRGIAEPAIEPPLWEVDANLRPEGKAGALVRTLDSHLAYYDRWAKSWEFQALLKARSLAGDRDLGDAYVAAVSPRVWNSSSRDGFVESVQKMRERVTAHIPSEDVHHQLKLGPGGLRDIEFTVQLLQLVHGSNDEGVRQRGTLAALEALASHGYIGRTEAADFAEDYRVLRVLEHRLQLTRLRRTHLMPRDDDALRALARGSRLASTAGELIVLWERTKHSVRSLHERLFYRPLLTAVAALPDDEFVLTPAQAGARLAAIGFHDPAGAFAHIAALTSGVSRKATIQRLLLPVLLRWFAEGADPDYGLLTFRRVSESLGDSHWFLRMLRDSSGAAERLTRVLSGSRYIGELMDRFPEAAAWLGDDGELRAKPRAVLDEEMHAILSRHEDLTKAAASIRRVRRREILRLAMSSVLGINSLRDISDALTDVTTATLSGMLGALRDAAVDDPPFEFAIIGMGRYGGRELGFGSDTDVIYVFRPTGERADEVPRAATRLVHELARLTDDSRLPLDLDIGLRPEGKNGPVTRSLDSYRAYYERWSLTWEAQALLRARPVVGDAALLDDFGALADSVRYRKDVSDADVREVKRIKARVESERLPQGADPARHVKLGRGSLSDVEWLVQLIQLEHAAEIPALRTTSTREALAVARDEGLVEPEDAELLDAAWVFSSRVRSAMTLWLNRTTDVLPSDRRGLDGIARILEYPPGSASDLEEDYLAVTRRSRAVFERLFYGIPDTD; encoded by the coding sequence GTGAGACGCGAGCTGGCCACCCTGAGCGGGCTCGCTCGGGTGGGATTCACCGCCTTGTCGGACGCCCGGGCGGCGCTCGACGAGCTCGACTCTCTGTCGATCGTGGGAGATGTCGAGATCGTCGGCGACTTCGCCGAGGTCGCCGACCCCGATGCGGCCCTCGGCGGTCTCCTCGCGCTGGCGCGGAGTCATCCGGACGAGGTCCGCCGTGTGTGTCGCGGGGTCGAGGGGCGTCGGACGCTGCTTCAGGTGCTCGGGGCGTCTCGAGGGCTCGCCGACTTCCTCCACCGCCATCCCGAGTGCCTCGACGCCATCGAGCAGCCGGTGCGCCGACTCCCGGAAGCCATCGAGTTGCGGACGTCGCTCCTCGAGAGCGTCGGCGCGGTCGACGGTGTGTCCCGGGACGGAACCGAGGACGAGTGGGGCGCACTCCGCACGCGATACCGTCGCCTCCTGACCATGATCGCGGCCTTCGATCTCACGTCGAGATCACCGGTCTCGGTGGTCGCGCGCGTCTCGGAGTGTCTCGCGGACCTCGCGGGCGCGGCACTCGACGCCTCCCTCGCGGTTGCGCGACGTATGGTCTCGAGCGAGACGCCGCGCCCCGGAGTCTTCCCTGCAGGAGAGGTGCGCTCGACCCGACTCGCCATCATCGGAATGGGGAAGGCCGGCGCGTCCGAGCTCAACTACGTGAGCGACGTCGACGTGATCTTCGTCGGGGAACCGGATGGTGACCGGATCTCGTCAGCGCGGGCGATCGATATCTCGACCCGGCTCGCCGTCCTCACGATGCGGGGGATCGCCGAGCCGGCGATCGAACCTCCCCTCTGGGAGGTCGACGCCAACCTCCGCCCGGAGGGCAAGGCCGGGGCCCTCGTACGCACTCTCGATTCGCACCTCGCGTACTACGACCGTTGGGCGAAGAGCTGGGAGTTCCAGGCCCTGCTGAAGGCACGGTCCCTCGCCGGCGACCGCGATCTCGGTGACGCCTATGTCGCCGCCGTGAGCCCGCGCGTGTGGAACAGCTCGTCTCGTGACGGCTTCGTCGAGTCGGTCCAGAAGATGCGTGAGCGGGTCACCGCCCACATCCCGTCGGAGGACGTGCACCACCAGCTCAAACTCGGGCCCGGAGGGCTCCGCGACATCGAGTTCACGGTGCAGCTGCTCCAGCTCGTCCACGGGTCGAACGACGAGGGCGTCCGCCAGCGTGGCACGTTGGCTGCTCTCGAGGCGCTCGCCTCCCACGGCTACATCGGGCGGACCGAAGCAGCCGACTTCGCCGAGGACTACCGGGTCCTGCGCGTGCTCGAGCATCGTCTGCAACTCACGCGGCTGCGCCGCACCCATCTCATGCCTCGCGACGACGACGCCCTCCGGGCGCTCGCTCGCGGCTCGCGGTTGGCGTCGACGGCTGGCGAGCTCATCGTCCTGTGGGAGCGCACGAAGCACAGTGTGCGGTCTCTCCATGAGCGGCTGTTCTATCGTCCGCTCCTCACAGCCGTCGCTGCCCTTCCTGACGACGAGTTCGTCCTCACTCCCGCACAGGCCGGAGCGCGGCTCGCCGCCATCGGTTTCCACGATCCCGCCGGTGCCTTTGCACACATCGCCGCCCTCACATCCGGCGTCTCACGGAAGGCGACCATCCAACGACTCCTCCTCCCGGTTCTGCTGCGGTGGTTCGCCGAGGGGGCAGACCCCGACTACGGTCTCCTCACGTTCCGCCGCGTGAGCGAATCCCTCGGCGATTCACACTGGTTCCTGCGGATGCTGCGGGACTCCTCCGGTGCCGCCGAGAGGTTGACGCGGGTACTCTCGGGCTCGCGCTACATCGGCGAGCTGATGGACCGCTTCCCCGAAGCCGCCGCGTGGCTCGGCGACGACGGAGAGCTCCGCGCGAAGCCGCGCGCGGTGCTCGACGAGGAGATGCACGCGATCCTCTCGCGGCACGAGGACCTCACGAAGGCGGCAGCGTCGATCCGTCGGGTCCGGAGACGAGAGATCCTGCGTCTGGCGATGTCGTCGGTGCTCGGCATCAACAGTCTGCGCGACATCTCGGACGCACTCACCGATGTGACGACGGCGACGCTGAGCGGCATGCTGGGCGCACTCCGCGACGCCGCTGTCGACGACCCGCCCTTCGAGTTCGCGATCATCGGTATGGGGCGGTACGGGGGCCGCGAGCTCGGATTCGGCTCGGACACGGACGTCATCTACGTGTTCCGACCGACGGGGGAGCGCGCCGACGAGGTGCCGCGCGCGGCCACGCGGCTCGTGCATGAGCTCGCCCGCCTGACCGACGACAGCCGGCTTCCCCTCGACCTCGACATCGGGCTGCGGCCCGAGGGGAAGAACGGGCCCGTCACACGGTCGCTCGACAGCTACAGGGCCTACTACGAGCGCTGGTCGCTCACATGGGAGGCCCAAGCGCTCCTCCGTGCGCGCCCGGTGGTCGGAGACGCGGCGCTCCTGGACGACTTCGGCGCCCTCGCCGACTCCGTGCGCTATCGCAAGGACGTGAGCGACGCCGACGTGCGCGAGGTGAAGCGCATCAAGGCCCGGGTGGAGAGTGAACGGCTTCCGCAGGGAGCCGACCCCGCCCGCCATGTCAAGCTCGGTCGCGGCTCGCTCAGCGACGTCGAGTGGCTCGTCCAGTTGATCCAGCTGGAACACGCCGCCGAGATCCCGGCGTTGCGGACCACGTCGACGAGGGAGGCCCTCGCCGTCGCCCGCGACGAGGGGCTCGTCGAGCCGGAGGACGCCGAGCTCCTCGATGCGGCCTGGGTGTTCTCCTCCCGGGTGCGGTCGGCCATGACGCTGTGGCTCAACCGCACGACCGACGTGCTTCCGTCCGACAGACGCGGCCTGGACGGGATCGCGCGCATCCTCGAGTACCCGCCCGGCTCTGCGAGCGATCTCGAGGAGGACTACCTCGCCGTCACGAGACGGTCCCGCGCTGTCTTCGAGCGCCTCTTCTACGGGATACCCGACACGGACTGA